The Chitinophagales bacterium genomic sequence CATTGTATGCCATAGTTATTTTTTTACTTCGTGCATCTTGTCAGAATCAGGATTTACAAGATAAAATATATTCACAGGATTATTCTTTCGCTCACATAACAAATCCTGAAAATCCTATAATCCAGCTAATCCTGATTCAGACAAACACACACAACACAATCCCGAAAATCCTGATTCAGACGAATACAAATAACCCAATCCTGAAAATCATTAAATCCCGAAAATCCTGATTCAGACAAACACACACAACACAATCCTGAAAATCCTATAATCCTGAAAATCCTGATTTAGACAAACTACCCCATATTACACCCGGGATTAAATATCTTTTTATACTGCAAACTATTTGCACCGAAGTTTATAAGCAACCCTGTCGTCCTGTCATAAGCCACAACATAATTTTTAGCCTGGGCAATATGCACATCCTCAAGCTGTATCAGAGCTTTTAACTCAACGACAATATCATTTTCTACAATAAAGTCAGCCCTTCTTGTACCAACCTCTATGCCATCATAGTAAATGGGTTGTTCAACCTCTCGCCCAAAATTAAGTCCTGCCTTATCCATTTCAATGGCAAGACAACGCTGATAGATAACTTCCTGAAATCCGTTTCCAAGAGTATTATGCACCTTCATTGCACAACCAATGATCTTATAAGTTATCTCTTCTTCTTGCATCTTGTCTGAATCAGGATTTACAAGATAAAATAAATTCACAGGATTATTCTTTCGCTCACACAACACATCCTGAAAATCCTATAATCCTGAAAATCCTGATTCAGACAAACACACACAACACATCCTGAAAATCCTATAATCCTGAAAATCCTGATTCAGACGAATACACATAACACAATCCCGAAAATCCTATAATCCTGCTAATCCTGATTCATACGAATACACATAACACAATCCCGAAAATCCTATAATCCTGCTAATCCTGATTCAGACGAATACACAACACAATCCCGCTAATCCTGATCCGGACAATTAATTTTGATAAATTAAAATAATTAACGTATTTTTGCTATCATAAACGGATAATAAAAACATTATCCCATCATGTCACCAATCCCTCTCCCTTAAGGGAACAGAGGGGAAAATCTTTCACCATGAAAATAGAGCACGAACTCTTTGCCCACCATTACATCATTACAGGCGACAAAGAAAAAGCCTACCAACTGGCCTATCCGCAGGCGCAGGGCGAAGCACTGAAAATAGCCGCCCGCAGGCTCATCAACACACCACATGTCAGGCAGTATATAGAGCGGGAGTTGACCGCCCTGCGCGAAAAAGTGGTAAAGCAATACCACGACGAGGAACAGCAACGGCTGGAGCAGGAATACGCCACCATGCTGCTGAAACGCAAATGCCTGCGCGATATCATAACCGGCAAAACCAAACAGAAAAAACACTTCAAGTTCAAAGACCGCATAGAAGAAATAGAAGTGGAGCTGAGCCCCTTTGCCATACTGCGGGGCATAGAGCTGGACATGAAGATAGAGCACCAATGGTACGACAGGCAGCGAAAGTATGGTGAGCCACCTGCCGAACAAAAAGCAAACACATCAAAAAGCCATCCTGATGACGACCTTGGCCTGCGAACTGAGATATTCTACGGGCCCGACTACATGCCCGGGCTACGTGCCCAACTGGTACGCGATAACCCGCACCTGGCAGAACAGTACAGGGAAAAAGGCCTCCGCGTGCTGGACTATGTGCCCACCAATGAGCAGCTGGACCAGATGAAAGAAGCTCACGAACGTAAATACAACGAATGGCGCGAGCTGAAAAAGTTTGCCGAAGAACAACTGGACGACGCCGGTTTTGAAACCGACTTCACCAACGACGATACACCCGAACCTCCCTCCGCCCCCACCATGTTCACCCAACAGGAAAACCCACAACCGAACCTGCCGGTCAATGAAAAAACACTCGCCCCGTCTCCCCTTCAGGGGGATAGGGGGAAATCACTCGTACCGGAAGATTCCCCTCTTCGGAGAGCCTGTCCCGCCATAGCGGGAGGTGTAGGAGTGGGTTTTCTCGCGCAGGATAATACACTCGCCCCGTCTCCCCGGAATAAAATCCCGCTTCAGCGGGAGGGCGATAGGGGGAAAACCACCTACTACCACAAAGGCACCCCGCAGGCACAGGCCGAGCGTGAATACCTGCTCAGCAAGGGCGTCAGCCCGGCGGCATTCCCTCAAGATTGTCACCCCCCAAAGCTCACCATCGAAGAGATCATGACCAGGTTGCAGGAAAATTATAACGAAATAAAGGCAGAAGGAGGCGATGCTTTTTTTGAGCGCCCCACCCCTCCACCGATACAAAACGATACAGAATGACACCATTTGTTATGCATCACCCGTCATTCTTATTAGGCAGTTGACCGTTAACTTATTATTTTTGCAAACATTTTAATAAAACCACAAGTATTTCAATCGTAATACATGCACGCAACACTCAGCGAACAGGAAGTAGTAAGAAGGGAGAAACTAAAGGAATTACAGGCTTTGGGCATAGACCCCTACCCTGCACCCGAATACCCCGTAACACACACTGCAAAGCAGATAAAAGAGGGTTATAACGGAGAGAACGGCGAGGACTATAAAGAAGTATGCCTGGCAGGCAGGGTAATGAGCGTGCGCGATATGGGCAAGGCCAATTTTGCCGTGATACAGGACAGCACCGGCCGCATACAGGCTTATGTACGCAGGGACGACATCTGCCCCGGCGAAGACAAGACCATGTACAACACCGTTTGGAAAAAACTGCTGGACATTGGCGATATCATAGGTATAAAAGGGTATGTATTTACCACCAAAACGGGTGAAACATCGGTGCATGTCAGCGAGTTCACCATGCTCACCAAATCGCTGCACCCGCTGCCGATTGTTAAGGAAAAAGACGGTGAACTGTACGATGAGGTTACGGACCTGGAATTCAAATACCGCCAGCGTTATGCCGACCTGATAGTGAACCCCGGTGTTCGCGATACTTTCGTTAAGATAACGAAGATGAAGAATGCCATCCGTAATTTCCTCAACGAGCGTGGTGCGCTGGAGGTAGATACCCCTGTGCTGCAAAGCATCCCCGGCGGTGCGGCGGCAAGGCCCTTCGTTACCCACCACAATGCGCTGGATATGCCTCTATATCTGCGTATCGCCAACGAACTGTACCTGAAAAGGCTCATCGTAGGCGGTTTCGACTGGGTATATGAATACAGCCGCAACTTCCGCAACGAGGGTATGGACCGTACCCACAACCCTGAGTTCACGGTACTGGAGTTCTATGTGGCATATAAGGATTACCTGTGGATGATGGAAACTACCGAGCAGTTGCTGGAGTCTACAGCCATTGCTACCAACGGCAATACAAAAACAACTATAGATGGTACTGAGATAGACTTCAAAGCACCATACAAGCGCATCAGCATATACGATGCCATAAAAGAACATACCGGCATCGACGTTAGCGGCATGAACGAGGACGAACTGCGC encodes the following:
- the lysS gene encoding lysine--tRNA ligase, which produces MHATLSEQEVVRREKLKELQALGIDPYPAPEYPVTHTAKQIKEGYNGENGEDYKEVCLAGRVMSVRDMGKANFAVIQDSTGRIQAYVRRDDICPGEDKTMYNTVWKKLLDIGDIIGIKGYVFTTKTGETSVHVSEFTMLTKSLHPLPIVKEKDGELYDEVTDLEFKYRQRYADLIVNPGVRDTFVKITKMKNAIRNFLNERGALEVDTPVLQSIPGGAAARPFVTHHNALDMPLYLRIANELYLKRLIVGGFDWVYEYSRNFRNEGMDRTHNPEFTVLEFYVAYKDYLWMMETTEQLLESTAIATNGNTKTTIDGTEIDFKAPYKRISIYDAIKEHTGIDVSGMNEDELRATCKQLHIEVDATMGRGKLIDELFSEKCEHHYIQPTFIIDYPVEMSPLTKKHRSKPGLVERFELMINGKEIANAYSELNDPIDQRERFEDQVKLMERGDDEAMFIDYDFLRALEYGMPPTSGIGFGIDRLAMLLTGNTSIQDVLLFPQMRPEKTED
- a CDS encoding GxxExxY protein, translated to MQEEEITYKIIGCAMKVHNTLGNGFQEVIYQRCLAIEMDKAGLNFGREVEQPIYYDGIEVGTRRADFIVENDIVVELKALIQLEDVHIAQAKNYVVAYDRTTGLLINFGANSLQYKKIFNPGCNMG